The following are encoded in a window of Parambassis ranga chromosome 15, fParRan2.1, whole genome shotgun sequence genomic DNA:
- the tex36 gene encoding testis-expressed protein 36 — protein MVKGGKRYSSMSNDGKWFAHPDSPESKTKTRETCTSTGAMLTQVKSSLPQALHFERYPKWKTQQKSRQYPGSDHDNKHALKEDICIFSTGVGRRKVPDHPREHISHFSLDHRGAEISAEEPRGNLSAYQADFIAKAADDVPTSTRRFPHNHQQRSAEAALAQAGEQFMWFGRHDSDLSDTLEVLAAANHSAPFRL, from the exons ATGGTAAAAGGTGGAAAACGTTATTCTTCAATGAGCAATGATGGGAAATGG tTTGCTCATCCAGATTCACCAGAAAGTAAGACCAAGACTCGTGAGACTTGCACAAGCACTGGAGCCATGCTGACTCAAGTAAAGTCATCTCTGCCTCAGGCTCTCCACTTTGAGCGCTACCCTAAATGGAAAACACAGCAG AAATCCAGACAGTATCCAGGTTCAGACCACGACAACAAGCATGCCTTAAAAGAGGACATCTGCATCTTCTCTACG GGTGTGGGACGGAGGAAAGTTCCTGACCATCCTAGAGAGCACATCTCCCATTTCTCCCTGGATCACAGAGGAGCTGAGATTAGCGCAGAAGAGCCCAGAGGGAATCTCTCAGCCTACCAGGCTGACTTCATAGCGAAGGCGGCTGATGATGTTCCAACCAGTACTCGGCGGTTCCCCCATAATCACCAGCAAAGGTCTGCGGAAGCAGCTTTGGCACAGGCAGGGGAGCAATTCATGTGGTTTGGGCGACATGACTCTGACCTCTCAGACACCTTAGAAGTTCTGGCAGCTGCCAACCACTCTGCACCTTTCAGACTCTGA